The following proteins are encoded in a genomic region of Bicyclus anynana chromosome 12, ilBicAnyn1.1, whole genome shotgun sequence:
- the LOC112054022 gene encoding insulin-like isoform X2: protein MDYKYLVYIIFFLQRNLMIVHAEETATIKMSDRVFTCSKWLSSIIDNLCNNAYKIVKRDTSAMLDKLSPKGLKRKERYITDERWRRVKRQVASECCERPCTVRTIIMYCPDDAKLLTENPDIFN from the exons atggattacaaatattta gtgtacataatattttttttgcaaagaaATTTAATGATCGTGCATGCAGAAGAGACGGCGACCATAAAAATGAGCGACAGAGTTTTTACGTGCAGCAAATGGCTATCTTCTATTATtgataatttatgtaataatgcTTATAAAATTGTGAAAAGGGACACTTCAGCTATGTtgg ATAAGCTGTCACCGAAGGGCTTAAAGAGAAAAGAAAGATATATCACAGACGAGAGGTGGAGGCGAGTGAAGCGACAGGTTGCTTCGGAGTGTTGCGAGAGGCCCTGCACTGTTCGCACCATCATCATGTATTGTCCCGACGACGCAAAACTGTTGACAGAAAACCCCGACATATTTAACTAA
- the LOC112054022 gene encoding insulin-like isoform X1, whose protein sequence is MSYRLSQVYIIFFLQRNLMIVHAEETATIKMSDRVFTCSKWLSSIIDNLCNNAYKIVKRDTSAMLDKLSPKGLKRKERYITDERWRRVKRQVASECCERPCTVRTIIMYCPDDAKLLTENPDIFN, encoded by the exons ATGTCATACCGTCTTTCACAG gtgtacataatattttttttgcaaagaaATTTAATGATCGTGCATGCAGAAGAGACGGCGACCATAAAAATGAGCGACAGAGTTTTTACGTGCAGCAAATGGCTATCTTCTATTATtgataatttatgtaataatgcTTATAAAATTGTGAAAAGGGACACTTCAGCTATGTtgg ATAAGCTGTCACCGAAGGGCTTAAAGAGAAAAGAAAGATATATCACAGACGAGAGGTGGAGGCGAGTGAAGCGACAGGTTGCTTCGGAGTGTTGCGAGAGGCCCTGCACTGTTCGCACCATCATCATGTATTGTCCCGACGACGCAAAACTGTTGACAGAAAACCCCGACATATTTAACTAA
- the LOC112054021 gene encoding uncharacterized protein LOC112054021 encodes MGHCTLLFVLLVIVIHSGYSDGECPYCVGEQFECINGRCYCSSGYIPDYHHSNCIKCPGLGDKCYGPCCGTVDNATLQCWHGVCQSCYGSHGNWICSESMDQLLLVSSSQIVMAVALVLGIVATFTLLYKLCAVSELRSLNNSTTGRLSIGSLQIYVNERLRDAPPKYTSASPSDPSTCPASVYHNAGFVHDNSLPPPPYTPEQKNENEPNSTSTVHM; translated from the exons ATGGGTCATTGTACGTTGTTGTTTGTGTTGTTAGTGATTGTTATACACAGTGGTTACAGCGATG gtgAGTGCCCCTACTGCGTGGGTGAACAGTTTGAATGCATCAATGGAAGATGCTATTGCTCCAGTGGGTACATACCAGATTACCACCATTCAAATTGCATAAAATGTCCAG GCTTAGGAGACAAATGTTACGGTCCGTGCTGCGGCACAGTTGACAACGCGACGTTGCAGTGCTGGCACGGCGTCTGCCAGTCATGTTACGGATCTCACGGGAATTGGATATGCAG CGAATCTATGGACCAACTGTTGCTGGTGTCGAGCTCTCAAATAGTGATGGCGGTTGCCCTCGTGCTCGGCATAGTCGCTACCTTCACCTTGCTGTACAAACTGTGTGCAGTTTCCGAACTAAG GTCATTGAATAACTCTACTACCGGTCGATTGTCCATTGGTAGTCTGCAAATATACGTCAATGAACGTTTGAGAGACGCACCGCCGAA GTATACCTCGGCATCACCTTCCGATCCATCGACGTGTCCAGCCTCTGTTTATCATAATGCTGGATTT gTACACGACAACAGTCTGCCCCCGCCACCGTACACACCTGaacaaaaaaatgaaaatgaaccaAATAGTACATCCACAGTGCACATGTGA
- the LOC112054020 gene encoding putative nuclease HARBI1: MCDELEIFEYLESEYRHEKKKRRQCTRDINNPLKLNENEFIDQYRLSKDLFCSLCKDLEPIMRRTKHQRSSDLSIETKVLTAIYVYAHGSYQKRTGSAQQVAQQTVSSVLAEVTAAMNHINMRKKYIKFPQTPAERDVNKLRFYEQFGIPDVIGCIDATHVAIIRPSIHEERFFCEKNYYSLNVQVICNANMDIISVDASHPGAYHDSFIWSHHPLRPHLEKLSSTEAIWFLGDPAYPISKTMMTPISKASPQTPEAYYNEKHAKAWNTIQKTICVLKARFRCLLAHRALHYQPQVAGSITNACVILHNICNSAKLPVPELTDDELQQEVLLQSPDLNVDPVDQEKSDLKIGIATREELVKRLWQLRQMD, translated from the exons ATGTGTGACGAATTAGAAATCTTTGAATATTTAGAAAGCGAATACCGTCATGAAAAGAAGAAGCGACGCCAGTGTACTCGGGATATAAACAACCCTTTGAAattgaatgaaaatgaatttatcGACCAGTATAG atTGTCAAAGGACTTATTTTGCAGTTTGTGTAAGGATTTAGAACCTATAATGCGAAGAACTAAACATCAAAGATCCAGTGATTTGAGTATAGAGACAAAG GTTTTAACAGCAATTTATGTGTATGCCCATGGGTCCTATCAAAAACGTACTGGGAGTGCACAACAAGTTGCCCAGCAAACCGTATCTAGTGTATTGGCTGAGGTCACTGCAGCCATGAACCATATCAatatgagaaaaaaatatataaagtttcCTCAAACGCCAGCAGAACGGGATGTGAATAAATTAAG ATTTTATGAACAGTTTGGTATCCCAGATGTAATAGGTTGCATTGATGCGACTCATGTCGCCATAATTAGACCATCAATTCATGAAGAGAGATTTTTCtgtgaaaaaaattattattcctTGAATGTGCAAGtt ATTTGTAATGCCAACATGGATATCATAAGTGTAGATGCTAGTCATCCAGGAGCCTATCACGATTCCTTCATTTGGTCTCATCATCCTTTAAGGCCTCACTTGGAGAAGCTTAGCAGTACAGAGGCCATATGGTTTTTAG GAGATCCTGCTTATCCAATCAGTAAAACAATGATGACACCAATTTCGAAAGCATCACCACAAACCCCAGAAGCCTATTACAATGAAAAACATGCAAAGGCCTGGAACACAATTCAGAAGACAATATGTGTGCTGAAGGCACGGTTCAGATGTCTACTAGCACATCGAGCGCTACATTATCAACCACAG GTAGCTGGTTCAATTACAAATGCATGTGTAATTCTGCACAACATTTGTAATTCAGCAAAATTACCTGTACCAGAACTCACAGACGATGAGTTGCAACAAGAAGTATTGCTGCAATCTCCAGATTTGAATGTGGATCCAGTTGATCAAGAgaaaagtgatttaaaaattGGCATTGCTACGAGGGAGGAGCTTGTGAAACGCCTTTGGCAACTGCGGCAGATGgattaa